Proteins encoded within one genomic window of Gemmatimonadaceae bacterium:
- the metX gene encoding homoserine O-acetyltransferase: MIHEPIATETLDVLLGDFRTEGGQTIPQARVRVRTWGDPALGRQEGWSLVIHALTGSADADRWWEGVIGPGQPLDTTQRPAVAMNLLGSCYGSSGPCTPPFDDGISFPRLTTADLARAQVCALQALGVERLALVTGASLGGMVALQLGRLSPMPIDHLVVFAAPARTSPQAIAWNVAQRMAIEADPRWRDGSPRPDDPPAAGLAAARAIAMITYRSKVEFDERFARARHPVTNDFQVDRYLRRHGEKLVERFDARSYVLLTHAMDSHSVGDYGQAAAETARRVRRVTGVGVDTDILYAAGEVRAWVAAYRGAGVNADYREITSPCGHDAFLIELDQVQRILAG, from the coding sequence ATGATCCACGAACCAATTGCAACCGAGACGCTCGACGTCCTGCTCGGCGACTTCCGCACCGAGGGGGGCCAGACCATCCCGCAGGCGCGTGTGCGCGTGCGCACGTGGGGCGATCCGGCCCTGGGGCGCCAGGAGGGGTGGTCGCTGGTGATCCACGCGCTCACCGGGAGCGCCGACGCCGATCGCTGGTGGGAAGGGGTGATTGGCCCAGGGCAGCCGCTCGACACCACGCAGCGTCCGGCGGTGGCGATGAACCTGCTCGGGAGCTGCTACGGTTCGAGCGGGCCCTGCACGCCGCCGTTTGATGACGGGATCTCCTTCCCGCGCCTGACGACGGCCGACCTGGCGCGTGCGCAGGTGTGTGCGCTGCAGGCGCTTGGCGTGGAGCGCCTCGCGCTGGTCACGGGGGCCTCGCTGGGAGGGATGGTCGCGTTGCAGCTGGGACGCCTCTCGCCCATGCCCATCGACCACCTGGTCGTCTTCGCCGCGCCGGCGCGCACCTCGCCCCAGGCGATTGCCTGGAACGTGGCGCAGCGCATGGCCATCGAGGCCGATCCCCGCTGGCGCGACGGGTCTCCGCGGCCCGACGACCCGCCGGCCGCCGGACTCGCCGCGGCGCGGGCCATCGCGATGATCACCTACCGCTCGAAGGTCGAGTTCGACGAGCGCTTCGCTCGAGCACGGCACCCTGTCACCAACGACTTCCAGGTCGACCGCTACCTGCGGCGTCACGGCGAGAAGCTCGTCGAGCGCTTCGATGCCAGGAGCTACGTGCTCCTGACTCACGCCATGGACTCGCACTCCGTTGGCGATTACGGGCAAGCTGCCGCCGAAACCGCACGGCGCGTGCGCCGAGTGACCGGCGTGGGAGTCGATACCGACATCCTCTACGCCGCGGGCGAAGTGCGCGCGTGGGTGGCCGCGTACCGCGGCGCGGGGGTGAACGCCGACTACCGCGAGATCACCTCACCCTGCGGTCACGACGCGTTCCTGATCGAGCTGGACCAGGTGCAACGGATTCTCGCGGGGTAG
- a CDS encoding O-acetylhomoserine aminocarboxypropyltransferase/cysteine synthase, whose product MSYRPETDAIHAGQAPDPATNASAVPIYATSSYVFNSTEHAANLFGLREFGNIYTRIMNPTNDVFEKRVAALEGGAAALAVASGQAAEALTILNLARAGDNIVASRTLYGGTYNLLAYTLPKWGIRTTFVDIHDLAAVRAAIDDRTRAVYVETIGNPRLDVPDFEALAALAHQAGLPLVVDNTFGAATLARPIDHGADIVVHSATKWIGGHGTSIGGIVVDAGKFDWASEQARKRFPEFSAPDPSYHGLVYTQAFGALAFIIKLRVQLLRDLGPALSPFNAFLFLQGLETLPLRIQRHSENALAVARWLQQDPRVEWVSYPGLESHPEHRNAVRYLKGGFGGVLTFGVKGGHAAARALIDRTKLFSLLANVGDAKSLVIHPASTTHEQLTPEQQRASGVTPELIRLSVGLEHIDDLIADLDQALGAATTSDAPALAGAAR is encoded by the coding sequence ATGTCGTACCGTCCCGAGACCGACGCCATCCACGCCGGGCAGGCGCCCGACCCCGCCACGAACGCCAGCGCCGTCCCCATCTACGCCACGTCGAGCTACGTCTTCAACTCGACGGAACATGCGGCGAACCTCTTCGGCCTGCGCGAGTTCGGAAACATCTACACGCGCATCATGAACCCCACCAACGATGTCTTCGAGAAGCGCGTGGCCGCGCTCGAGGGTGGGGCGGCGGCGCTGGCGGTGGCCAGCGGACAGGCGGCCGAGGCGCTGACGATCCTCAACCTGGCACGCGCCGGCGACAACATCGTCGCTTCGCGCACGCTCTACGGCGGGACCTACAACCTCCTGGCCTACACGCTCCCCAAGTGGGGGATCCGGACCACCTTCGTCGACATCCACGACCTCGCGGCGGTGCGCGCGGCCATCGACGATCGCACGCGTGCCGTCTACGTCGAGACGATCGGCAACCCGCGCCTCGACGTCCCCGACTTCGAGGCACTGGCGGCGCTGGCGCACCAGGCCGGGCTCCCGCTCGTCGTCGACAACACGTTTGGTGCCGCAACCCTCGCGCGCCCCATCGACCACGGCGCTGACATCGTGGTCCACTCGGCGACCAAGTGGATCGGCGGGCACGGGACGTCGATTGGTGGCATCGTCGTCGACGCGGGGAAGTTCGACTGGGCGAGCGAGCAGGCGCGCAAGCGCTTCCCCGAGTTCTCCGCGCCCGATCCGTCGTATCATGGCCTCGTCTACACGCAGGCGTTCGGTGCGCTGGCCTTCATCATCAAGCTGCGCGTGCAACTGCTACGCGACCTGGGGCCGGCGCTCTCGCCGTTCAACGCCTTCCTCTTCCTGCAGGGGCTGGAGACGCTTCCGCTACGCATCCAGCGCCACTCGGAGAACGCGCTCGCCGTGGCGCGCTGGCTGCAGCAGGACCCGCGCGTGGAGTGGGTGTCGTATCCCGGGTTGGAGTCGCACCCCGAGCACCGGAACGCGGTGCGCTACCTCAAGGGAGGATTCGGTGGCGTGCTCACCTTCGGGGTGAAGGGGGGGCACGCGGCGGCGCGTGCGCTAATCGATCGCACGAAGCTGTTCTCGTTGCTCGCCAACGTCGGCGATGCGAAGTCGCTCGTCATCCACCCCGCCTCGACGACGCACGAGCAGCTCACGCCCGAGCAGCAGCGTGCGAGCGGTGTGACGCCGGAGCTCATCCGGCTTTCGGTGGGGCTGGAGCACATCGACGACCTGATCGCCGATCTGGACCAGGCGTTAGGCGCGGCCACCACGAGCGACGCGCCGGCGCTGGCGGGGGCGGCGCGGTAG
- a CDS encoding SGNH/GDSL hydrolase family protein, which produces MTDEERVHNDWANLARYRDENAALGAPKSGERRVVFMGNSITEGWAPLFPTLFPGKPYVGRGIGGQTTPQMLVRFRQDVVALKPAVVVILAGTNDIAGNTGPSTLEMIEDNLASMAEVARANGIKVVLSSVLPVWDYPWKPGLQPAPRIVALNAWIKRYAASHGAVYLDYHTPMADARQGMKEDLANDGVHPNEAGYRLMASLVEPAIREALRRP; this is translated from the coding sequence ATGACAGACGAAGAGCGCGTCCACAACGACTGGGCCAACCTCGCGCGCTACCGCGATGAGAACGCGGCGCTTGGCGCTCCCAAGTCCGGCGAGCGACGCGTGGTCTTCATGGGCAACTCCATCACCGAGGGATGGGCGCCGTTGTTCCCCACGCTCTTCCCCGGCAAGCCGTATGTAGGGCGCGGAATCGGCGGGCAGACCACGCCGCAGATGCTCGTCCGCTTCCGGCAGGACGTCGTGGCGCTCAAGCCCGCCGTCGTCGTGATCCTGGCCGGGACGAACGACATCGCTGGCAACACCGGCCCCTCCACGCTGGAGATGATCGAGGACAACCTGGCGTCGATGGCGGAGGTGGCCCGCGCCAACGGGATCAAGGTCGTGTTGTCGTCGGTCCTTCCGGTGTGGGACTATCCATGGAAGCCTGGATTGCAGCCGGCGCCCAGGATCGTGGCGCTCAACGCGTGGATCAAGCGATACGCCGCGAGCCATGGCGCGGTGTACCTCGACTATCACACGCCAATGGCCGATGCGCGACAGGGGATGAAGGAGGATCTGGCCAACGACGGCGTGCATCCTAACGAGGCGGGCTATCGATTGATGGCGTCGCTGGTGGAGCCGGCAATCCGGGAGGCGCTGCGAAGGCCATAG
- a CDS encoding diguanylate cyclase: MTLPDAISPHRSKARLEALAELAAIGWESTQREIIRSGANVAQRATRSTIAYLHFLNADEATIELGTWSTDTLQLCTAVYDRHYPVAEAGIWADSVRTRAAVVHNDYAAAAGRRGLPKGHVELQRHLGVPIEEGGRVRLLIGVGNKDEPYDDEDVAAVQLVGRRIWELVRARQELERLHDLEDRFRHLQRIAAVTAWEYDPDDDLLAFDEMFAPIFHMVHHTEVPSSLHQFLARFATDDRERVRALVASRAIGSSFDIQVQGIRLDGESFRVALRATVRAREVGHGVLVVGALQDLTERSRLEHLRHDAETDALTELPNRRRLQAAFERPVLDRRRAGGALAFHYIDLDRFKPVNDAYGHAAGDEVLRVISRRLASLVRRDDLVARLGGDEFAVVQMGVTDRTGAVALANKIIAACSQPIPVDGTELQVGASVGVALGAGSHLSLPEITARADRALYAAKQGGKGRVVVHED, from the coding sequence ATGACGCTCCCCGACGCCATCTCCCCACATCGCTCCAAGGCCCGCCTCGAGGCGCTGGCGGAACTCGCCGCCATCGGCTGGGAAAGCACGCAGCGCGAGATCATCCGCAGCGGCGCCAACGTGGCGCAGCGGGCCACGCGCAGCACGATCGCGTACCTGCACTTCCTCAATGCCGACGAGGCGACGATCGAGCTGGGGACCTGGTCGACGGACACGCTGCAGCTCTGCACCGCGGTGTACGACCGGCATTATCCTGTGGCCGAGGCCGGCATCTGGGCCGACAGTGTGCGCACGCGTGCCGCGGTGGTGCATAACGACTACGCCGCCGCCGCGGGTCGGCGCGGCCTTCCCAAGGGGCACGTCGAGCTGCAGCGGCACCTGGGAGTTCCCATCGAGGAGGGGGGGCGCGTACGGCTGCTGATCGGCGTGGGGAACAAGGACGAGCCGTACGACGACGAGGACGTGGCGGCGGTACAGCTCGTGGGGCGGCGCATCTGGGAGTTGGTGCGGGCGCGACAGGAGCTGGAGCGGTTGCACGATCTCGAGGACCGTTTCCGTCACCTGCAACGCATCGCGGCGGTCACGGCGTGGGAGTACGATCCGGACGATGACCTGCTCGCCTTCGACGAGATGTTCGCCCCGATCTTCCACATGGTGCACCACACCGAGGTCCCGTCGTCGCTGCACCAGTTCCTCGCGCGCTTCGCCACGGACGATCGCGAGAGGGTGCGCGCGCTGGTGGCGTCCCGCGCCATTGGCTCCTCCTTCGACATCCAGGTGCAAGGGATCCGGCTGGATGGCGAGTCGTTCCGCGTCGCGCTGCGCGCCACCGTGCGCGCGCGTGAGGTGGGGCACGGCGTGTTGGTGGTGGGCGCGCTGCAGGACCTGACGGAGCGTTCGCGCCTGGAGCACTTGCGCCACGATGCGGAAACGGACGCGCTCACTGAACTCCCCAACCGGCGTCGCCTGCAAGCCGCCTTCGAGCGCCCCGTGCTCGACCGTCGGCGCGCCGGCGGTGCCCTGGCCTTTCACTACATCGACCTCGATCGCTTCAAGCCGGTGAACGACGCCTATGGACATGCTGCAGGCGACGAAGTGCTGCGTGTGATCTCGCGCCGGCTGGCGAGCCTCGTCCGTCGCGACGACCTGGTGGCTCGGCTCGGTGGTGACGAGTTCGCGGTGGTGCAGATGGGGGTGACTGACCGCACGGGTGCGGTCGCGCTGGCCAACAAGATCATTGCCGCGTGTTCGCAGCCCATCCCGGTGGATGGGACGGAGCTGCAGGTGGGGGCGAGCGTTGGCGTCGCGTTAGGCGCCGGGTCGCACCTGTCGCTCCCCGAGATCACGGCGCGCGCCGATCGCGCACTCTACGCCGCCAAGCAGGGCGGCAAGGGGCGTGTCGTCGTCCACGAGGACTGA
- a CDS encoding DsrE family protein, which produces MRRFVLAVTNALALTTALLLGASSLVRAQAGEALIKQLGASIAVPNPTFPADKSLTYRIAWNVTDAPEKPAEIAPGFRRPANFLTMTDAEGVPRGQVHLAIIVYGPATKSLQLNAHYKAATSADNASIPLLEALNQAGVQVIVCGQALAHLKIQREQLLPFVKVATSATMARATLAAQGYSTFAQ; this is translated from the coding sequence ATGCGTCGCTTCGTGCTCGCCGTCACCAACGCTCTCGCCCTCACCACTGCCCTCCTCCTCGGCGCCTCGTCGCTCGTGCGCGCGCAGGCGGGTGAGGCGCTCATCAAGCAACTCGGCGCATCGATCGCCGTCCCCAATCCAACTTTTCCCGCCGACAAGTCGCTCACGTATCGCATTGCCTGGAACGTGACCGATGCGCCGGAGAAGCCCGCGGAGATCGCGCCCGGCTTCCGCCGCCCGGCCAACTTCCTCACCATGACCGACGCCGAGGGCGTGCCGCGCGGCCAGGTGCACCTCGCGATCATCGTCTATGGGCCGGCCACCAAGTCGCTCCAGCTCAACGCGCACTACAAGGCGGCAACCAGCGCCGACAATGCCAGCATTCCACTGCTGGAGGCGCTGAACCAGGCGGGGGTGCAGGTCATCGTTTGCGGACAGGCACTCGCGCACCTCAAGATCCAGCGCGAGCAGCTCCTTCCGTTCGTGAAGGTGGCCACCTCGGCCACGATGGCGCGCGCAACGCTGGCGGCGCAGGGCTACTCGACGTTCGCGCAGTAG